In Bdellovibrio bacteriovorus, a single window of DNA contains:
- a CDS encoding rhodanese-like domain-containing protein, with protein MKSFVLTLISVVLFLGCQQQPTKVVSEEPVMGESVTAEKLIKGNPVILDARPPFEFNLVHVPGAINVRWEDFSSQNPKSRGLLQGDLFALARRLSLIGVDPDTKVLVLGKGPQGAGEEGRVAWTLKVLGVKEVYTVLHNSYREMNTTREVPPVQNKPYWKPVVQDELAVDFKTFKNQALNGGHGIVILDVRSSQEFALRSLAQMSEVKTPVLNIDWTSFFSEKGLPDKKIERLLSEKNIGKDTRILVISNHGVRSGAATYALQYLGFKKATNFAGGYEQWK; from the coding sequence ATGAAAAGCTTTGTTTTAACATTGATCAGTGTGGTTCTTTTTTTAGGGTGTCAGCAACAGCCTACGAAAGTGGTTTCTGAAGAACCGGTGATGGGTGAAAGTGTCACAGCGGAAAAACTCATCAAGGGCAATCCGGTGATTTTGGATGCGCGTCCTCCATTTGAATTTAATCTTGTTCATGTTCCTGGCGCTATCAATGTGCGATGGGAAGACTTCTCTTCGCAAAATCCTAAATCTCGCGGTTTGCTGCAAGGGGATTTGTTTGCTTTGGCTCGTCGTTTGTCTTTGATTGGTGTGGATCCGGACACCAAGGTTTTAGTGCTGGGAAAGGGCCCTCAAGGTGCCGGAGAAGAAGGGCGTGTTGCTTGGACTTTAAAGGTTCTGGGCGTGAAAGAAGTGTACACAGTCCTTCACAACTCTTATCGCGAAATGAATACAACCCGCGAAGTCCCTCCGGTTCAAAATAAACCTTACTGGAAACCTGTGGTTCAAGACGAATTGGCAGTGGATTTTAAGACATTTAAAAATCAGGCTTTGAATGGCGGTCATGGGATCGTGATCCTTGACGTGCGTTCTTCGCAAGAATTTGCTCTGCGTAGTTTGGCCCAAATGAGCGAAGTGAAAACGCCGGTTCTTAATATTGATTGGACCTCATTCTTTAGTGAAAAAGGTCTTCCAGACAAAAAAATTGAAAGACTTCTATCTGAAAAGAATATTGGCAAAGACACACGCATTTTAGTGATCAGCAATCACGGTGTCCGTTCGGGTGCTGCCACCTATGCTTTGCAATACCTCGGCTTTAAAAAAGCCACCAACTTTGCCGGAGGTTATGAGCAGTGGAAGTAA
- a CDS encoding trypsin-like serine peptidase — translation MKYLILLLPFLVAACGQGPSATSDVVVNDGQGVIYGEDTRKDVDSVGDVSQVAQATAMLVQEYNLAKKDGTWKPRLSTLGRSWPLCEDEKFLDQPLLGFCSGVLIAPDKVLTAAHCVQKKDSCTDTKFVFAWTLNKALQTFKEEEIFHCKNIVKQESSLSRGTDYAIVQLDREVPGVKPVQISKRNLEKGEKVLSLSYPLGLPMKQDAGIVTEYSAEKQTFKAEVDTFAGSSGSPLFDRQGNLVGILSRGQEDFLEDDIYRVRTQGGCIRFNRCQSGSCFGGETFFKPSTIDL, via the coding sequence ATGAAATATTTAATACTTCTTCTACCATTTTTGGTTGCAGCTTGCGGTCAAGGCCCCTCAGCCACTTCGGATGTTGTTGTGAACGACGGCCAGGGTGTTATTTATGGCGAAGACACGCGTAAAGATGTCGACTCTGTTGGAGACGTCTCACAAGTGGCGCAAGCCACCGCTATGCTCGTGCAAGAATATAATCTTGCAAAAAAAGACGGCACATGGAAACCACGTCTTTCGACCCTGGGTCGCAGTTGGCCGTTGTGCGAAGACGAAAAATTTTTGGATCAACCGCTATTAGGTTTTTGCAGCGGTGTTTTGATCGCTCCAGATAAAGTTCTTACAGCCGCCCACTGCGTGCAAAAGAAAGACTCTTGCACCGACACGAAGTTTGTCTTTGCGTGGACTTTGAATAAAGCCCTTCAAACTTTCAAAGAAGAAGAGATCTTTCACTGCAAGAACATCGTAAAACAGGAAAGCAGTCTTTCTCGCGGGACGGATTATGCTATCGTTCAATTGGACCGTGAAGTCCCTGGAGTAAAGCCTGTGCAAATTTCTAAAAGGAATCTAGAAAAAGGCGAAAAAGTTCTGAGCCTTTCTTATCCTTTAGGTCTTCCGATGAAACAAGATGCTGGCATCGTGACAGAATACTCTGCAGAAAAGCAGACATTCAAAGCTGAAGTCGACACCTTTGCTGGCAGCTCAGGATCTCCTCTTTTTGACAGACAAGGAAACCTGGTCGGCATCTTAAGTCGAGGCCAGGAGGATTTCTTAGAGGACGACATCTATCGCGTTCGCACCCAAGGCGGTTGCATTCGCTTTAATCGCTGCCAAAGCGGCTCCTGCTTTGGTGGAGAGACGTTCTTTAAACCTTCGACTATTGACCTTTAG
- a CDS encoding HD-GYP domain-containing protein, with protein MTSPSYFRIRLSTIRPDKVTSFDIYVLVDQKYILYLRAGDRLSDGKIKNLHRKDTGDSFFVLAEDKQKYRDWVREEMNSSMIDPFEKAAILRESSVALMEDLFENPDVNRALDDSRPIIKDFIDLMENAPEAMGFMISLSGHDFYTYNHSLDVSIYSLGLGKALGYDAKTLEELGVGALFHDIGKRNVSLDILCKKGGLTDAEWEQMKMHPQYGLVILNNHPNISDAIKAACFEHHESWSGNGYPQQLVAEEIHPFARIVAITDTYDAMTTQRSYNVPMTPLDAVTMMKEKLAGRYDPDMLKAMYSVLFKIKVAS; from the coding sequence ATGACGTCTCCATCCTATTTCCGTATACGTTTAAGCACCATCCGCCCCGATAAAGTCACTTCGTTCGATATCTACGTGCTCGTGGATCAGAAGTATATTTTGTATCTTCGTGCCGGAGATCGTCTTTCTGATGGGAAGATTAAAAACCTTCACCGTAAAGACACAGGGGATTCTTTCTTCGTGCTTGCCGAGGATAAACAGAAGTATCGTGACTGGGTTCGTGAAGAGATGAACTCAAGCATGATCGACCCTTTTGAAAAAGCCGCAATCTTGCGCGAATCTTCCGTGGCTTTAATGGAAGATCTTTTTGAAAATCCAGATGTGAACCGTGCATTGGATGACTCGCGTCCGATCATTAAAGATTTTATTGATTTGATGGAAAATGCCCCTGAAGCCATGGGCTTTATGATTTCTTTGTCAGGACATGACTTCTACACTTACAACCACTCTTTGGATGTCAGTATCTATTCTTTAGGTTTGGGTAAAGCCTTGGGATACGATGCGAAGACTTTAGAAGAACTGGGTGTGGGCGCTCTTTTCCACGACATCGGAAAACGTAACGTCAGCTTAGACATTCTTTGCAAAAAAGGTGGCTTGACGGATGCGGAATGGGAGCAGATGAAAATGCATCCCCAGTACGGACTTGTTATTTTAAATAACCATCCCAATATCAGTGATGCTATTAAGGCTGCTTGCTTTGAGCATCATGAATCTTGGTCTGGCAACGGTTATCCACAACAGTTAGTCGCTGAAGAAATTCATCCCTTCGCTCGTATTGTGGCGATCACCGACACGTACGATGCGATGACGACTCAACGCTCTTACAACGTGCCGATGACTCCCCTTGATGCCGTGACGATGATGAAAGAAAAGCTGGCGGGTCGTTATGATCCGGACATGCTTAAGGCGATGTACTCGGTGCTATTTAAAATCAAGGTGGCTTCATGA
- a CDS encoding YiiD C-terminal domain-containing protein — translation MEVNPQELINILKDKITLYEHLGIEFITFRSHEVHFKVALEKSKNHKGTAFGGSQYAVAVLSAYALVLAGLKERNIPTENIVIAKGEIQYLRPVETDFEVICKFPSKKEEEEFYKTLQEKGKVRGIIQSHIVADGGSLKSSLKGDFVVKL, via the coding sequence GTGGAAGTAAATCCGCAAGAGCTCATAAATATTCTAAAAGATAAGATCACTCTTTACGAGCATCTTGGTATTGAGTTTATTACTTTTCGCTCTCACGAAGTGCATTTCAAAGTGGCTTTAGAAAAAAGCAAGAATCACAAAGGCACGGCCTTCGGTGGAAGCCAGTATGCCGTCGCCGTATTGTCTGCTTATGCTTTGGTTCTGGCGGGCCTTAAAGAGCGGAACATTCCCACGGAAAACATTGTGATCGCCAAAGGGGAGATCCAATATCTTCGCCCGGTTGAAACGGACTTCGAAGTGATTTGTAAGTTTCCGTCAAAAAAAGAGGAAGAAGAGTTTTATAAAACTCTTCAAGAAAAGGGAAAAGTTCGTGGGATTATCCAGTCTCACATCGTCGCTGATGGAGGTTCGTTGAAGTCCTCTTTGAAAGGTGACTTCGTCGTTAAGCTTTGA
- a CDS encoding MATE family efflux transporter yields MSQSKFFHESKLLAKLSGPIVIGQVGQNLITLADTIMVGALGPLALSASAFAGSVFIVFLIFGIGMLSPITALFARMQGQENYPYGGVLLRHSVFVALGVSAFTIGLLYLLAPNLHWFGQTPDVLELGGSFFKIITWSILPSLIYQTYKQFTDGIGKTKVAMYVMMLGVVLNIAGNYVLIHGHYGFPKMGLDGAAWATLIARIVMAVIMMLYVHVHPHFKHYMQERWTHRFDHHLLKNLIRLGIPNGLTYIFEVGAFSTAAVMMGWFGAGPLAAHQITISLASTSFLITLGIGIAASIRVGYELGRGDYSLARFAGFTAIKLGGAYMSLCALGFFFLREWFPTFYVKDADVIAWAAQFFIVVAIFEVFDGVQAVAIGALRGMSDTQWPSIIAFFAYWVMGLPLGYLLAFHLGVGPVGIWIGLLIGLIFAAILLTWRFHVLSRRFLKV; encoded by the coding sequence TTGTCTCAGTCTAAGTTTTTCCACGAAAGTAAACTCTTAGCCAAACTTTCAGGCCCTATCGTTATCGGACAAGTTGGTCAAAATCTGATCACCTTGGCTGATACGATCATGGTAGGTGCTTTAGGTCCTTTGGCTTTAAGCGCTTCGGCTTTTGCCGGCAGTGTTTTCATTGTCTTTTTGATTTTTGGTATTGGCATGTTGTCCCCGATCACCGCTCTTTTTGCGCGGATGCAAGGGCAAGAAAATTATCCTTATGGAGGCGTGCTACTTCGTCACAGTGTTTTTGTGGCCTTGGGAGTGAGTGCTTTCACCATTGGTTTGCTTTATCTGCTTGCGCCGAACCTGCATTGGTTTGGACAAACGCCCGACGTTTTGGAGCTGGGAGGCAGTTTCTTTAAGATCATCACCTGGTCCATTCTTCCCAGCTTGATTTATCAGACTTACAAACAGTTCACCGATGGAATCGGTAAAACAAAAGTTGCCATGTATGTGATGATGTTGGGCGTAGTCCTGAATATCGCCGGCAACTATGTTTTGATTCATGGGCATTATGGATTTCCTAAAATGGGACTTGATGGCGCCGCCTGGGCGACGCTGATAGCGCGTATCGTGATGGCTGTTATCATGATGCTTTATGTTCACGTACATCCTCACTTTAAGCATTACATGCAAGAGCGTTGGACTCACCGCTTTGATCATCATCTTTTAAAAAATCTGATCCGCTTAGGTATCCCGAATGGACTGACTTACATCTTTGAAGTCGGGGCCTTTTCAACGGCCGCCGTGATGATGGGATGGTTCGGTGCCGGACCGCTCGCTGCTCACCAAATCACAATCAGTCTGGCAAGTACGAGCTTTCTTATCACTTTAGGTATTGGCATCGCGGCTTCCATTCGCGTGGGTTATGAGCTCGGTCGTGGAGATTACTCCTTAGCGCGCTTTGCTGGATTCACGGCGATAAAACTGGGCGGCGCCTACATGAGCTTATGTGCTCTGGGATTTTTCTTTTTACGTGAATGGTTTCCGACCTTCTACGTGAAAGACGCTGACGTTATTGCGTGGGCTGCGCAGTTTTTTATTGTCGTTGCGATCTTTGAAGTCTTTGATGGAGTGCAAGCTGTGGCCATCGGCGCTTTGCGCGGAATGAGCGATACGCAGTGGCCAAGTATTATCGCCTTTTTTGCTTATTGGGTTATGGGTTTGCCGTTGGGGTACCTGCTGGCTTTCCACTTAGGTGTAGGACCTGTGGGAATTTGGATTGGTCTTTTAATTGGGCTGATTTTCGCAGCGATACTTTTAACGTGGAGATTCCACGTTCTTAGCAGAAGATTTTTAAAAGTCTAA
- a CDS encoding NifU family protein, with the protein MNKVTFENTPNPAKMKFLLGKQVTSEGFDCPTAEEAERSPLASKIFGFPWTSSVYVGPDFITVTKQDWVEWDLLAQPLSGLIQEHMDRDEPVVIEFVAMPEDDENDLPIVRNIKSVLNREIRPVVALDGGDIAFYKYENNILYIHMKGACSGCPSSQITLKDGIETRMKELFPEIQEVVSV; encoded by the coding sequence ATGAATAAAGTGACGTTCGAAAATACACCCAATCCAGCCAAAATGAAGTTCCTATTAGGCAAACAAGTGACTTCAGAGGGGTTTGACTGCCCGACAGCAGAAGAAGCCGAGCGTTCACCATTGGCCTCGAAAATCTTTGGTTTTCCTTGGACAAGCTCCGTTTATGTCGGTCCTGACTTTATCACTGTGACGAAGCAAGACTGGGTCGAGTGGGACCTTCTTGCTCAACCTTTAAGCGGATTGATTCAAGAACACATGGATCGTGATGAACCGGTCGTGATTGAGTTTGTCGCCATGCCTGAAGACGATGAAAACGACTTGCCGATTGTTCGCAACATCAAGTCTGTTCTAAACCGTGAAATCCGCCCGGTGGTGGCTTTGGACGGCGGCGACATCGCTTTCTATAAATACGAAAACAATATTCTTTACATCCACATGAAGGGTGCATGCTCCGGATGTCCAAGTTCGCAAATCACGTTGAAAGACGGCATTGAAACGCGAATGAAGGAACTTTTCCCGGAGATTCAAGAAGTTGTCTCAGTCTAA
- a CDS encoding ATP-binding protein: MDTKRLPWWTWVLPFIVLSLGTWASLPFTSIQGVYWIYFPINLGVAMTLWWGPRVLIAVFLNGLLAAPLLDLPRPVLYPVYAIPETLEVFMAWMLVKERFKTFSSWRPSPKNITLFSVYGILIPSVVASALIQAIFVFTKFSSPEAFLWNTLVTAIGDMTGAVFITLPAMILLTPSLFKRELSLFPIDTRPPLRMSYLTKKERLVWIAGITGSVFLGMSAPFTQTWYVFGIGLLLSAAWYGLYAAILMNTIIMMLAVPLPKLLSLPWANDPFVLQTPATLLTLCYCSLLTGAAITTLTDKLVKLRETETELKAARDQAEDASQAKSEFLARMSHEIRTPLNSVLGMLELLKETQLSKDQARYLTLFSHAGENLKALINDLLDFSKIEAKALSVENVSYNLHATIRSVFEILQIKAEEKGLHFELQLENSVPVQQWGDPTRLRQVLFNLIGNALKFTSEGNVKVIVKIVNEGGEKISIEVQDTGIGIPREKQAKLFSPFFQADVGISRKYGGTGLGLVISKNLVEIMGGVLEMKSLAGRGTTFRILLPHRPDTTTHLEKKSSPAAAWNTLFPNKRFRILLVDDSEDNRVLIIHYLKNLPFDCEEAVNGQEAVEKFKAKRYDLIFMDMQMPIMTGYKATETIRHWEEEMKIPHTPIIALTATAVVEDLERTLTSGCDAYAVKPVKKAEIVQILAQSLTTKSPFKEDFNEPPSATM, encoded by the coding sequence ATGGATACAAAACGTTTGCCGTGGTGGACTTGGGTTCTTCCTTTCATTGTTCTCTCCCTGGGGACGTGGGCCAGTCTGCCTTTTACATCGATTCAAGGCGTTTATTGGATTTACTTTCCAATCAATTTAGGTGTGGCAATGACCTTGTGGTGGGGACCGCGAGTTCTTATTGCCGTATTTTTAAACGGCCTTTTAGCGGCTCCGCTTTTAGATTTACCCCGCCCTGTCCTGTATCCCGTTTACGCTATACCTGAAACTTTAGAAGTTTTTATGGCATGGATGCTTGTTAAAGAACGCTTTAAGACATTTTCTTCGTGGCGCCCCAGCCCCAAGAACATCACTTTATTTTCTGTGTATGGAATTTTGATTCCTTCGGTTGTCGCCTCGGCCCTGATCCAAGCGATTTTTGTTTTCACAAAATTCAGCTCTCCCGAAGCCTTTTTGTGGAACACCCTGGTCACCGCCATTGGAGATATGACAGGAGCTGTTTTCATTACTCTTCCTGCGATGATTTTGTTAACACCTTCATTATTTAAGAGGGAGCTTTCTCTTTTTCCGATCGACACACGCCCCCCTCTTCGAATGTCTTACTTAACTAAGAAAGAACGTCTGGTCTGGATCGCGGGGATCACGGGATCGGTATTCTTAGGAATGTCCGCGCCTTTTACACAAACTTGGTATGTCTTCGGGATCGGGCTTTTGCTTTCTGCGGCTTGGTACGGGCTTTATGCCGCTATCTTGATGAACACGATCATTATGATGTTGGCGGTGCCACTGCCTAAACTTCTGAGCCTTCCTTGGGCGAACGATCCCTTTGTTTTACAAACACCCGCGACACTTTTGACTCTTTGTTATTGTTCACTTTTAACGGGTGCGGCAATCACTACTTTAACAGACAAACTTGTCAAACTACGAGAAACAGAGACCGAACTTAAAGCCGCTCGCGATCAGGCGGAAGATGCTTCACAGGCGAAGTCAGAGTTTTTGGCTCGCATGAGCCACGAGATCAGGACGCCGTTGAATTCTGTTCTAGGTATGCTAGAGCTCCTTAAGGAAACTCAGCTATCCAAAGACCAAGCCCGGTATTTAACTTTATTCAGTCATGCGGGTGAAAACTTAAAAGCGCTTATTAATGACCTTTTGGACTTTTCTAAAATTGAAGCCAAAGCGTTGAGTGTTGAAAACGTCAGTTACAACTTACACGCGACCATTCGCAGTGTTTTTGAAATTCTGCAAATTAAAGCCGAAGAAAAAGGTCTGCACTTTGAACTGCAACTGGAAAATTCTGTTCCGGTTCAACAGTGGGGGGACCCCACTCGTCTGCGTCAAGTGCTTTTTAATCTTATCGGGAATGCTCTTAAATTCACGTCAGAAGGAAACGTGAAAGTCATTGTGAAAATCGTGAATGAAGGGGGCGAAAAGATTTCTATTGAGGTGCAAGACACTGGTATCGGTATCCCCCGTGAGAAACAAGCCAAACTCTTTTCACCGTTCTTTCAAGCCGATGTGGGCATTTCGCGAAAATATGGAGGCACGGGATTGGGCCTTGTGATTTCTAAAAATCTTGTCGAGATCATGGGCGGAGTCTTGGAGATGAAAAGCCTGGCTGGCCGCGGAACGACTTTCCGCATTCTTCTGCCTCACCGACCGGATACCACCACTCATTTGGAAAAAAAATCTTCTCCGGCAGCAGCTTGGAATACATTGTTCCCAAACAAGCGCTTCCGCATACTCTTAGTGGATGACTCTGAAGACAACCGTGTTCTGATCATTCACTACTTAAAAAATCTTCCTTTTGATTGTGAAGAAGCCGTGAACGGCCAAGAGGCGGTTGAAAAATTCAAAGCCAAACGTTACGACCTGATTTTTATGGATATGCAAATGCCTATCATGACAGGATATAAAGCCACCGAGACCATTCGTCACTGGGAGGAAGAAATGAAAATTCCGCACACGCCGATCATTGCTTTAACAGCAACCGCCGTGGTGGAAGATTTAGAGCGCACTTTGACGTCGGGATGTGATGCCTATGCTGTCAAACCCGTGAAGAAAGCCGAGATTGTGCAGATCTTAGCTCAAAGCTTAACGACGAAGTCACCTTTCAAAGAGGACTTCAACGAACCTCCATCAGCGACGATGTGA
- a CDS encoding MFS transporter — MASSADATISATEKRNVWKVIAASSAGTLIEWYDFYIFGSLATIISAQFFPKGNETVALLGTLATFATGFIVRPFGALVFGRVGDVVGRKYAFMITLLIMGLATTVIGLLPTYESIGIFAPILLLLLRLLQGLALGGEYGGAATYVAEHSPDGKRGFYTSFIQTTATLGLFVSLGVILVTRLTMGEEEFADWGWRIPFLLSVVLVVVSYLIRRRMEESPVFMQMKAQGKTSKSPLRESFMQPENRRMVILALLGATAGQGVVWYTGQFYALYYLQTVLKVEFVLANQIIAMALLFATPFFIVFGAMSDKIGRKKIMMAGCLIAALTYYPIYRAMETYSGWDPANPTATALNPNVVMLTVLVFIQVIYVTMVYGPIAAFLVELFPVQIRYTSMSLPYHIGNGVFGGLVPFIGTALVASTGNHFAGLMYPIGIALMTFVIGSLYIKEDRSVRWHSIAPSQNGKTRL; from the coding sequence ATGGCTTCATCGGCGGACGCAACCATTAGTGCAACAGAAAAACGGAACGTCTGGAAGGTCATTGCCGCTTCCAGTGCGGGTACTTTGATTGAATGGTACGACTTCTACATCTTTGGAAGTTTGGCGACCATTATCTCGGCGCAGTTTTTCCCGAAGGGGAACGAGACTGTCGCCCTATTAGGGACATTAGCAACCTTTGCGACGGGATTCATCGTCCGACCTTTCGGAGCTTTGGTTTTCGGGAGAGTCGGGGATGTTGTCGGTCGTAAGTATGCCTTCATGATCACGCTTCTTATCATGGGGCTTGCGACCACAGTGATTGGTTTACTTCCGACCTATGAAAGCATCGGAATTTTTGCTCCGATTCTGTTACTATTGCTTCGTTTGCTTCAAGGTTTGGCGTTAGGAGGGGAATATGGTGGTGCAGCCACCTATGTTGCGGAACATAGTCCTGACGGGAAGCGCGGGTTTTACACAAGCTTTATTCAGACCACAGCCACATTAGGTCTATTCGTTTCACTCGGGGTTATCTTGGTGACTCGATTAACCATGGGGGAAGAAGAGTTTGCCGACTGGGGCTGGCGTATCCCTTTCTTGTTGTCGGTGGTTCTAGTCGTTGTTTCTTACCTGATCCGTCGCCGTATGGAAGAATCTCCTGTCTTTATGCAAATGAAGGCTCAGGGAAAAACTTCGAAAAGTCCTCTGCGCGAAAGCTTCATGCAACCTGAAAATCGTCGCATGGTGATCTTAGCACTTCTGGGAGCGACGGCCGGGCAAGGTGTTGTTTGGTATACGGGTCAGTTCTATGCTCTTTATTATTTGCAGACCGTCTTGAAGGTGGAGTTTGTTCTGGCAAATCAGATTATTGCCATGGCTCTTCTTTTTGCGACTCCATTCTTCATTGTTTTTGGGGCGATGTCAGATAAAATCGGTCGCAAGAAAATCATGATGGCGGGATGTTTGATTGCCGCTTTAACTTACTATCCGATTTATCGTGCGATGGAAACTTACTCAGGTTGGGATCCTGCAAATCCCACGGCGACGGCTTTGAATCCTAACGTCGTTATGCTAACCGTCTTAGTGTTCATTCAGGTGATTTACGTAACCATGGTGTATGGTCCGATAGCGGCATTCTTAGTGGAGCTATTTCCGGTGCAAATCAGATACACGTCGATGTCCCTCCCTTATCACATCGGAAACGGTGTTTTCGGTGGGCTTGTGCCTTTTATTGGGACGGCGCTTGTGGCGTCAACGGGAAATCATTTCGCGGGGTTGATGTATCCCATCGGAATCGCCTTGATGACTTTTGTTATTGGAAGCCTTTATATCAAGGAAGATCGCAGTGTTCGCTGGCACTCGATTGCTCCGTCTCAAAATGGGAAGACGCGGCTCTAA
- a CDS encoding class I fructose-bisphosphate aldolase, whose product MTPRVREILSWYGADNPGVLANMARIMNHGKLAGTGKMVILPVDQGFEHGPARSFAKNPDGYDPAYHIQLAIESGCNAYAAPLGAIEAVARDFAGEIPLILKINNSDTLYTDKRPHSALTSYIDDALRLGCVGIGFTIYPGSAERKGQYEEIAQAAREAKAAGLVVVIWSYARGEQISKEGETAIDVIAYSAHIAAQLGAHIIKVKPPTAHIEQAAAAKVYQEQGIKVSSLADRARHVVQSCFAGKRIVIFSGGEAKGTEEILKEVSDLAQGGGFGSIMGRNAFQRPKKEALELLHNVMEAFAGKKL is encoded by the coding sequence ATGACACCTAGAGTTAGAGAGATTTTGAGTTGGTACGGAGCTGATAATCCTGGAGTGCTAGCTAATATGGCTCGCATCATGAATCACGGTAAACTTGCAGGCACAGGTAAAATGGTGATCTTGCCGGTGGACCAAGGTTTTGAACACGGTCCGGCTCGCTCTTTCGCGAAAAATCCAGATGGTTATGATCCTGCTTACCACATTCAGCTGGCGATCGAGTCGGGTTGCAATGCTTACGCCGCTCCACTAGGCGCTATCGAAGCTGTAGCTCGTGACTTCGCTGGCGAAATCCCATTGATTCTTAAAATCAATAACTCTGACACTCTTTACACAGACAAGCGCCCGCACTCTGCATTGACGTCTTACATCGACGATGCCTTGAGATTGGGTTGCGTGGGTATTGGTTTCACAATCTACCCAGGATCTGCAGAACGCAAAGGTCAATACGAAGAAATCGCACAAGCGGCTCGTGAAGCGAAGGCGGCGGGTCTTGTTGTCGTGATCTGGTCTTACGCGCGTGGCGAACAAATCTCTAAAGAGGGTGAAACAGCTATCGACGTGATCGCGTACTCTGCACACATCGCTGCTCAATTGGGCGCTCACATCATCAAAGTAAAACCGCCAACAGCTCACATCGAACAAGCCGCAGCGGCGAAAGTTTACCAAGAACAAGGTATCAAAGTATCTTCATTGGCAGACCGCGCTCGTCACGTTGTTCAATCTTGCTTTGCAGGCAAACGCATCGTGATCTTCTCTGGTGGAGAAGCTAAAGGCACAGAAGAAATCTTAAAAGAGGTTTCGGATCTAGCTCAAGGTGGCGGTTTTGGTTCGATCATGGGCCGTAACGCCTTCCAACGTCCTAAGAAAGAAGCTCTTGAACTTCTTCACAACGTCATGGAAGCCTTCGCCGGCAAAAAACTATAG
- a CDS encoding lysine--tRNA ligase — TRSKIIKEIRRFLDDRGFMEVETPTLQPVYGGAAATPFTTHHKALDMKLYMRISPELYLKRLIVGGFEKVYEISKNFRNEGIDRTHNPEFALLEFYEAYTDYNYQMKQFEELISQLALKITGSMKVSYQGKEIDFTPPWRRLTVFDGVREYAGIDPDKATEEELFQAIRKNGGDIEKPGKKGEMIMELFELTAEQHLWQPTFVMDHPVEISPLTKIHRRDGRLVERFEPFAACMEIGNAYSELNDPEDQLARLKEQEANRANDEEAHPMDEDFLLAIDAGMPPTGGVGIGIERIVMIMTDRPSIRDIIFFPTMRITK, encoded by the coding sequence AAACTCGCTCTAAGATCATCAAAGAAATCCGTCGTTTCTTAGACGACCGTGGTTTTATGGAAGTGGAAACTCCGACTTTGCAACCGGTTTACGGTGGTGCAGCGGCGACTCCATTTACAACTCATCACAAAGCTTTGGATATGAAGCTGTACATGAGAATTTCACCAGAGCTTTATTTGAAACGCCTGATCGTAGGTGGTTTTGAAAAAGTTTATGAAATCTCTAAAAACTTCCGTAACGAAGGTATCGACCGCACTCACAATCCAGAGTTCGCGTTGCTTGAGTTCTACGAAGCTTACACAGACTACAACTATCAAATGAAACAGTTTGAAGAGCTGATTTCGCAATTGGCTTTGAAAATCACGGGCAGCATGAAGGTGTCTTACCAAGGGAAAGAGATTGATTTTACTCCTCCTTGGCGCCGTCTGACTGTCTTTGATGGTGTTCGCGAATACGCGGGCATTGATCCCGATAAAGCGACGGAAGAAGAATTGTTCCAAGCCATCCGTAAAAACGGTGGCGACATCGAAAAGCCGGGTAAAAAAGGCGAGATGATCATGGAACTTTTCGAACTGACAGCAGAACAGCACTTGTGGCAACCGACCTTCGTGATGGATCACCCGGTAGAGATTTCTCCGTTGACGAAAATTCACCGTCGCGATGGCCGTTTGGTCGAGCGCTTTGAACCGTTTGCTGCGTGTATGGAAATCGGGAATGCTTATTCCGAGTTGAATGATCCAGAAGATCAATTGGCCCGTTTGAAAGAGCAAGAAGCCAATCGTGCAAATGACGAAGAAGCTCATCCGATGGATGAAGATTTCTTGTTAGCGATCGATGCGGGTATGCCGCCGACAGGTGGTGTGGGAATTGGTATCGAGCGTATTGTGATGATCATGACTGATCGTCCAAGTATCCGTGATATCATCTTCTTCCCTACAATGAGAATTACCAAGTAG